From a region of the Garciella nitratireducens DSM 15102 genome:
- the spoVAE gene encoding stage V sporulation protein AE, whose protein sequence is MGKILWAFIIGGGICVIGQIMMDVFRLTPAHTTAILVCVGAILGGLGLYDPLIKFAGAGASTPISSFGNSLFQGAMAEYERSGLIGVITGIFEITSAGISSAIIFAFIASLIFKPKG, encoded by the coding sequence ATGGGAAAAATTTTGTGGGCTTTTATTATCGGTGGAGGAATTTGTGTGATTGGACAGATTATGATGGATGTATTTAGATTAACTCCAGCTCATACGACAGCAATTCTGGTTTGTGTTGGAGCCATTTTAGGAGGATTGGGTTTATATGATCCTTTGATTAAATTTGCGGGGGCTGGGGCTAGTACTCCCATTAGTAGTTTTGGAAATTCTTTATTTCAAGGGGCAATGGCAGAATATGAAAGAAGTGGATTGATTGGAGTAATTACTGGAATTTTTGAAATTACCAGTGCAGGGATTTCTTCTGCAATTATCTTTGCTTTTATTGCTTCTTTAATTTTTAAACCAAAAGGTTAG
- the spoVAD gene encoding stage V sporulation protein AD: MLKGKQTLVFENKPVILASAAVGGPFEAQGQLAQDFDILNSDIWLGQDSFEKAEKVLQEQAINKAIEKSGVNQKEVQFLISGDLINQITCSSFTARDIGMPYFGIYGACSTSMEGLTLASILVDSKNANYAVACASSHNAASEKQYRYPTEYGGQKPPTAQWTVTGAGAVLVGQKGKGPKATYATVGKVIDAGIKDPYNMGAAMAPAAVDTIITHFQDRGIEPTYYDLIVTGDLAGVGHSIADELLKRKGLVIPSSIFKDCGLMIYKQDQPVFAGGSGCACSATVTYGHLLNRMRKGELKKLLVVATGALLSPLSYQQKESIPCIAHAVSIEMEEEEG; this comes from the coding sequence ATGCTAAAGGGAAAACAAACTTTGGTATTTGAAAATAAACCTGTGATATTAGCGTCTGCTGCTGTAGGAGGACCTTTTGAAGCACAAGGACAGTTAGCGCAAGACTTTGATATTCTCAATAGTGATATATGGTTAGGACAAGATAGTTTTGAAAAAGCGGAGAAAGTATTACAAGAACAAGCTATTAATAAAGCTATTGAAAAATCTGGTGTTAATCAAAAAGAGGTACAATTTTTGATCAGCGGAGATTTAATCAATCAAATTACGTGCAGTAGTTTTACTGCACGAGACATAGGAATGCCTTATTTTGGAATCTATGGAGCTTGTTCTACCTCTATGGAAGGGTTAACTTTAGCTTCCATACTTGTAGATAGTAAAAATGCGAATTATGCAGTTGCTTGTGCTTCTAGTCATAATGCAGCATCTGAAAAACAATATCGATATCCCACAGAATATGGTGGACAAAAACCTCCTACAGCTCAGTGGACGGTTACTGGAGCAGGGGCAGTATTGGTAGGGCAAAAAGGAAAAGGTCCTAAAGCGACTTATGCTACGGTTGGAAAAGTGATAGATGCAGGAATCAAAGATCCTTATAATATGGGAGCGGCCATGGCTCCGGCAGCAGTAGATACTATTATTACTCATTTTCAAGATCGAGGAATTGAACCTACTTACTATGATTTAATTGTTACGGGAGATTTGGCAGGCGTAGGACATTCTATTGCAGATGAACTTTTAAAAAGAAAAGGATTAGTAATTCCTTCTTCTATTTTTAAGGATTGTGGATTAATGATTTATAAGCAAGATCAGCCTGTATTTGCAGGAGGAAGTGGATGTGCTTGTTCGGCGACTGTAACTTATGGACATTTATTAAATAGAATGCGCAAAGGTGAATTGAAAAAATTGTTAGTTGTTGCTACGGGAGCATTATTATCTCCTCTTTCTTATCAACAAAAAGAATCCATTCCTTGTATTGCCCATGCAGTATCTATTGAAATGGAAGAAGAGGAGGGATAA
- a CDS encoding methylated-DNA--[protein]-cysteine S-methyltransferase, translating to MIKDNDYVSYLQSPIGFMEIRANKKQIIGIQFVEKRDPYENTNFIIQEALKQLEEYFMGERKNFNFPFKFSGTLFQKRVWEELIKVPYGETLSYGDIAKSIGNFKASRAVGNANNKNKLLIVIPCHRIIGADGNLRGYRGEVWRKKWLLKHENKYLL from the coding sequence ATGATAAAAGATAATGATTATGTGTCTTATCTACAATCTCCTATAGGTTTTATGGAGATTCGAGCCAATAAAAAACAAATTATAGGAATCCAATTTGTGGAAAAAAGAGATCCTTATGAAAATACAAATTTCATTATTCAAGAGGCTTTAAAGCAATTAGAAGAATATTTTATGGGAGAGAGAAAAAATTTTAATTTTCCTTTTAAATTTTCTGGAACTTTATTTCAAAAAAGGGTATGGGAAGAACTTATAAAAGTTCCATATGGAGAAACATTAAGTTATGGAGATATTGCAAAGAGCATTGGAAATTTTAAAGCTAGCAGAGCAGTAGGAAATGCTAATAATAAGAATAAGCTTCTTATTGTTATTCCGTGTCATAGAATAATAGGAGCTGATGGAAACTTAAGGGGATATAGGGGAGAGGTATGGAGAAAAAAGTGGTTGTTGAAGCATGAAAATAAGTATTTATTATAA
- a CDS encoding spore coat protein: MLNLTQKEKMHLQDQKNHEELCIKKYNDYANQAQDQQLKQLFKENAQQEQQHLDTINSILAGQVPNMNQQNQQQNQQNQSQQSFQNQQSQISMTTGSYNASDAYLCNDLLSTEKYVSNHYDTTIFEFTDHNVRNALNHIQKEEQEHGEKLYNYMASHGMYNTQQLS, encoded by the coding sequence ATGCTTAACTTAACACAAAAAGAAAAAATGCATTTACAAGATCAAAAAAACCACGAAGAATTATGTATTAAAAAGTACAATGATTATGCCAATCAGGCTCAAGATCAACAATTAAAACAACTATTCAAAGAAAACGCTCAACAAGAACAACAACATCTAGATACCATTAATTCTATTTTAGCAGGTCAAGTTCCAAATATGAACCAACAAAATCAACAACAAAATCAACAAAATCAATCTCAACAAAGTTTCCAAAATCAACAAAGCCAAATCTCTATGACAACTGGTTCTTACAATGCAAGTGATGCCTATCTTTGCAATGATCTTTTATCTACAGAAAAATATGTATCCAATCATTACGATACAACTATTTTTGAATTTACAGATCATAATGTTCGAAATGCTTTAAATCATATTCAAAAAGAAGAGCAAGAACATGGAGAAAAACTTTACAATTACATGGCAAGCCATGGAATGTATAACACTCAACAACTATCCTAA
- a CDS encoding arginase, with the protein MGKSLLSIDWDYFICIKNKHYFGSYIENKRTIVDLWYKRYIQEKEQGKDIQDYFYLFPEVECFWSKMKKIFQFDKDIKVYVSDSHAFSYKIAKENYCNKVYLFDAHADLGYGGISSLDFEVNCANWLGKLLKDKIIKEANIIYSPFTKEKISDFDAINQKFPINYFTIEDMDQKIPLSFIHICRSGAWTPPWLDNKFRKFIQDLQLPYTKINCPYRKWDVEHINFSDKIQYKLA; encoded by the coding sequence GTGGGAAAAAGTTTGTTATCAATTGATTGGGATTATTTTATTTGTATAAAAAATAAACATTATTTTGGCTCTTATATTGAGAACAAGAGAACGATTGTTGATTTATGGTATAAGCGCTATATTCAAGAGAAAGAGCAGGGAAAGGATATTCAAGATTATTTTTATTTATTTCCAGAAGTAGAGTGCTTTTGGAGTAAAATGAAAAAAATATTTCAATTTGACAAAGATATTAAAGTTTATGTTTCAGATTCTCACGCTTTCTCTTATAAGATAGCTAAAGAAAATTATTGTAATAAAGTATATCTTTTTGATGCCCATGCCGATTTAGGATATGGAGGTATTTCTTCTCTTGATTTTGAAGTAAATTGTGCAAATTGGTTAGGAAAACTTTTAAAAGATAAAATTATTAAAGAAGCAAATATTATTTATAGTCCTTTTACTAAGGAAAAAATAAGTGATTTTGATGCTATAAATCAAAAGTTTCCTATTAATTATTTCACGATAGAGGATATGGATCAAAAAATTCCTTTGTCATTCATTCATATTTGTAGATCGGGTGCATGGACACCTCCTTGGTTGGATAATAAGTTTAGAAAATTTATTCAAGATTTGCAACTTCCTTACACAAAGATAAATTGTCCTTATAGAAAATGGGATGTAGAGCATATTAATTTTTCGGATAAAATTCAGTATAAATTAGCGTAA
- a CDS encoding NTP transferase domain-containing protein: protein MRKVGGIIAAASKSVSYPTKKIGSISLIQRVVLTYKKAGIWPIVVITGFEEPEIKSNLARDDAIFIINKNYENPPLIDSYKIGLNYLQGKCERVLLTPVNVPMFTYQTIQKMIKTNSEIVIPSYKKKGGHPVFIDSSCISKILSYHGEDGLRGAIRSLNAKITRIDVEDKGVVASVHNEKTLQELLIQHNNSLVQPSLTLNIRKEKVFFDSRLRLLLTLIDEYHSVNGACKRMALSLSKAWDMINELEESLGYEIVVRRQGGARGGRTQLTHKGRKFMKIYDQFYSAVKQYTWEQFQKYFQDSQLIE from the coding sequence GTGAGAAAAGTAGGAGGAATTATTGCGGCTGCTAGTAAATCGGTTTCTTATCCTACAAAAAAAATAGGATCCATTTCTTTGATACAAAGAGTAGTACTGACCTATAAAAAAGCTGGAATATGGCCTATTGTAGTTATTACAGGTTTTGAAGAACCCGAAATCAAATCAAATCTTGCACGGGATGATGCTATTTTTATTATTAATAAAAACTATGAAAATCCTCCTCTTATTGATTCGTATAAAATTGGATTAAATTATCTTCAAGGAAAATGCGAAAGAGTACTTTTAACACCGGTAAATGTACCAATGTTCACTTACCAAACGATACAAAAAATGATAAAAACAAACAGTGAAATTGTAATTCCTTCTTATAAGAAAAAAGGAGGCCACCCTGTATTTATTGATAGTTCTTGTATATCTAAAATTCTTTCTTATCATGGAGAGGATGGTTTAAGGGGAGCGATTCGATCTTTAAATGCAAAGATTACTAGGATTGATGTGGAAGATAAAGGGGTAGTAGCTTCTGTTCATAACGAAAAGACATTGCAGGAACTTTTAATTCAGCACAATAATAGTCTAGTTCAACCTTCTTTAACATTAAACATACGTAAAGAAAAAGTTTTTTTTGACTCCAGGTTAAGGCTTCTTCTTACTTTAATAGATGAGTATCATTCTGTAAATGGTGCTTGTAAAAGGATGGCTTTATCTTTAAGTAAAGCTTGGGATATGATTAATGAGTTAGAAGAAAGTCTAGGGTATGAAATTGTAGTAAGAAGGCAAGGAGGTGCAAGAGGAGGAAGGACCCAATTAACCCATAAAGGAAGAAAATTTATGAAAATTTATGATCAGTTTTACAGTGCAGTAAAACAATATACTTGGGAACAATTTCAAAAGTATTTTCAAGACAGCCAATTGATAGAATAA
- a CDS encoding xanthine dehydrogenase family protein molybdopterin-binding subunit: MDNIGKSVVKRDHEEKASGTAKYVADFSMEEVLHGKFLRSTVPHAKIKNIILPEIPDGYIVVDKDDVPGENKIHIVLEDMPVFAIDTVEYIGDPILMIVGPDEKKVEEIISQIVVDYEELPAVLDVTKSEVTFFEYQHEKGNIEAAFENADKVYDEILKTGYQEQVYLETNGMIADYHDGKITVRGSMQCPYYVHTALQLATGLDGEKVQVKGDVTGGGFGGKEDYPSILACQVAVASMKAKKPVRVIFDRREDITVTSKRHPSIARYRAAVKNGKITAMDIDIMYDAGAYSTLSAVVLQRGVICANGPYHIENLRVHGKASKTNTVPKGAFRGFGAPQVFFDIELFMNHIAKEEKRDILEFKKQHLAKQGDPTSTNGKYHFPVPLPEMIEEVDALCDYRKKKALYEKEQTGRFRRGIGLALAFHGAGFTGSGERDLIKAVLKLKKYKDGTVEILCSNIDMGQGLKTTLSKIAGKELGIPFEEIVIKDPDTDRVPDSGPTVASRSLMIVGELVRRAATRLKSQWEDGVEQIFEERYKEPDFLIPFSLDEFRGDAYPTYSWSVQAIELEIDMLTGQHHILGAYGSFDVGTPIDENIVVGQMEGGMLQGIGYSSMEYMDHDNSGRIRNNSLSNYIIPTAMDVPNMKVCLHVAEYPDGPYGAKGAGELPAVGTAAAYIEAVEQALGNKIDHIPFTVEDTMKVISTKKEGR; the protein is encoded by the coding sequence ATGGATAATATAGGAAAATCAGTAGTAAAAAGGGATCATGAAGAAAAAGCATCTGGTACAGCTAAATATGTGGCAGATTTTTCTATGGAGGAGGTTCTTCATGGTAAGTTTTTAAGATCTACAGTTCCTCATGCGAAGATAAAAAATATTATACTACCAGAGATTCCAGATGGATATATAGTTGTAGATAAAGATGATGTGCCCGGCGAAAATAAAATTCATATTGTATTAGAAGACATGCCTGTATTTGCTATAGATACAGTGGAATATATTGGAGATCCTATTTTAATGATAGTAGGTCCAGATGAAAAAAAGGTAGAAGAAATTATATCTCAAATAGTAGTAGATTATGAAGAACTTCCAGCGGTATTAGATGTGACTAAATCAGAAGTTACATTTTTTGAGTATCAACATGAAAAAGGCAATATAGAAGCGGCTTTTGAAAATGCAGATAAGGTTTATGATGAAATTTTAAAGACTGGCTATCAAGAGCAAGTTTATCTAGAAACGAATGGAATGATTGCAGATTATCATGATGGAAAAATTACAGTAAGAGGATCTATGCAATGTCCTTATTATGTTCATACAGCATTACAATTAGCAACAGGACTTGATGGAGAAAAAGTACAAGTAAAAGGTGATGTTACAGGAGGAGGTTTTGGAGGAAAAGAAGATTATCCATCTATATTGGCTTGCCAAGTTGCTGTAGCAAGCATGAAAGCGAAAAAACCAGTAAGGGTAATTTTTGATAGGAGAGAAGATATTACGGTAACAAGTAAGAGGCATCCTTCTATTGCAAGATATCGAGCAGCTGTGAAAAATGGAAAGATCACTGCAATGGATATAGATATTATGTATGATGCTGGGGCCTATTCTACTCTTTCAGCAGTAGTATTACAGCGTGGAGTTATATGTGCTAATGGTCCTTATCATATAGAAAATCTTAGAGTTCATGGAAAAGCTAGTAAGACTAATACGGTTCCCAAAGGGGCTTTTAGAGGATTTGGAGCACCACAGGTATTTTTTGATATAGAACTTTTCATGAATCATATAGCAAAAGAAGAAAAAAGAGATATTTTAGAATTTAAAAAACAACATCTAGCGAAACAAGGAGACCCTACTTCTACAAATGGAAAATACCATTTTCCAGTACCACTTCCTGAAATGATAGAAGAGGTAGACGCACTTTGTGATTATAGAAAGAAGAAGGCTCTCTATGAGAAAGAACAAACGGGAAGATTTAGAAGAGGGATTGGTTTAGCATTAGCTTTTCACGGAGCAGGATTTACAGGATCTGGAGAGAGAGATTTAATCAAAGCTGTATTGAAATTGAAAAAATACAAAGACGGTACTGTAGAAATTCTTTGTTCTAACATTGATATGGGGCAAGGTCTAAAAACGACGCTTTCTAAGATTGCAGGAAAGGAACTTGGAATTCCTTTTGAGGAAATTGTTATAAAAGATCCTGATACCGATCGGGTTCCAGATTCTGGACCAACTGTTGCTTCTAGATCTTTAATGATTGTTGGAGAATTAGTAAGACGTGCTGCTACTAGATTAAAATCTCAATGGGAAGATGGGGTAGAGCAAATTTTTGAAGAGCGTTATAAAGAGCCAGATTTCCTTATCCCTTTTTCTCTGGATGAGTTTCGTGGAGATGCCTATCCTACTTATTCTTGGTCTGTTCAAGCAATTGAATTAGAAATTGATATGTTAACAGGACAGCATCATATTTTAGGTGCTTATGGTTCTTTTGATGTAGGAACGCCTATTGATGAAAATATTGTCGTTGGACAAATGGAAGGCGGAATGCTTCAGGGAATAGGATATTCTTCCATGGAATATATGGATCATGATAATAGTGGAAGAATTCGAAACAATAGTTTAAGTAATTATATTATTCCTACGGCTATGGATGTACCCAATATGAAGGTTTGTCTACATGTTGCAGAATATCCAGATGGACCTTATGGAGCCAAAGGGGCAGGAGAACTTCCTGCGGTAGGAACAGCAGCAGCTTATATAGAAGCTGTGGAACAAGCCTTAGGAAATAAGATTGATCATATTCCATTTACAGTGGAAGATACTATGAAAGTAATATCTACAAAGAAAGAAGGAAGATAA
- a CDS encoding DegV family protein: protein MNIKIIVDSGADLPLEIAQKYNIDILPLSVNLEGKEYLDGVSILSKDLYENMRKGSVYKTAQIPFQTFKESFIKYARLGQQCIYIAFSSGLSGTYHTAIMAKNEILEEYPDFDLDIIDTKAASFGCGLIAYYAAQMIEKGKNKEEVVEAIHFYANHMQHIFTVDSLEYLFRGGRVSRTSAVVGGLLNIKPILHVEDGKLVPLEKMRGRKKLLSRMLDLMEERGVDLSNQIIGISHGDNLEMAESFKKEIQKRFHCKEIIITMIGAAIGAHAGPGTIALFFLDEKIPKNYKH, encoded by the coding sequence TTGAATATTAAAATAATCGTAGATAGTGGTGCAGATCTACCATTGGAAATAGCTCAAAAGTATAATATAGATATATTACCATTATCAGTGAATTTAGAAGGGAAAGAATATTTAGATGGAGTTAGTATTTTAAGTAAAGACTTATACGAAAATATGAGGAAAGGCTCAGTTTATAAAACAGCGCAAATTCCTTTTCAAACTTTTAAGGAAAGTTTTATTAAATATGCAAGGCTAGGACAACAATGCATTTACATTGCATTTTCTTCTGGTTTATCAGGAACTTATCATACAGCCATTATGGCAAAAAATGAAATATTAGAGGAATATCCAGATTTTGATTTGGACATAATCGATACAAAGGCAGCTTCTTTTGGATGTGGCCTTATTGCTTATTATGCAGCTCAAATGATAGAAAAAGGAAAAAACAAAGAGGAAGTAGTAGAAGCAATTCATTTTTATGCTAACCATATGCAACATATCTTTACAGTAGATAGTTTAGAGTATTTGTTTAGAGGGGGCAGGGTTAGTCGAACTTCTGCTGTAGTAGGCGGTCTATTAAATATTAAACCAATTCTACATGTAGAAGATGGAAAATTGGTTCCTTTAGAAAAAATGAGAGGTAGAAAGAAGCTTCTTAGCAGGATGCTGGATCTAATGGAAGAAAGAGGAGTCGATCTTTCCAATCAAATTATTGGGATTAGTCATGGGGACAATTTAGAAATGGCAGAAAGTTTTAAAAAGGAAATTCAAAAAAGATTTCACTGTAAAGAAATTATTATTACAATGATTGGAGCTGCCATAGGTGCTCATGCAGGACCAGGAACTATTGCATTATTTTTCTTGGACGAAAAAATTCCTAAAAATTATAAACATTAA
- the dcd gene encoding dCTP deaminase, translating to MILSGKEIERNLGKKIFIEPFRKEQLNPNSYNLRLHHELLVYENHELDMKKENKAKKIMIPEEGLVLETGKLYLGRTLEHTRTEGYVPMLEGRSSVGRLGLFIHVTAGFGDIGFNGYWTLEMFCIQPIRIYPQVEICQIFYHTIEGEYENYKSGKYQNNNGVQASMLYKDFLK from the coding sequence ATGATACTTTCTGGGAAAGAGATAGAACGCAATTTAGGGAAAAAGATATTTATAGAACCTTTTCGAAAAGAACAGTTAAATCCTAATAGTTATAATTTAAGATTACATCATGAACTATTGGTATATGAAAATCATGAACTGGATATGAAAAAAGAAAATAAAGCAAAGAAAATTATGATCCCAGAAGAAGGGCTTGTTTTAGAAACTGGTAAATTGTATTTAGGAAGAACGCTAGAGCATACTAGAACAGAGGGATATGTCCCTATGTTAGAAGGGAGATCCTCTGTAGGACGCTTAGGTTTATTTATTCATGTAACTGCAGGTTTTGGAGATATAGGATTTAATGGATACTGGACCTTGGAAATGTTTTGTATTCAGCCTATACGTATTTATCCTCAGGTAGAAATTTGTCAAATTTTTTATCATACGATAGAGGGAGAATATGAAAATTATAAAAGTGGAAAATATCAAAACAATAACGGTGTACAAGCGAGTATGCTATATAAGGATTTTTTGAAATAA
- the spoVAC gene encoding stage V sporulation protein AC, producing MLDKKKKQQKELTQEQQQYQKLAKTIEPQRPIVKNCIKAFLVGGLICGFAQVLNIFFIKNFNFTEETVGAPTSAILIILSSLLTGLGIFDHIGQWAGAGTAIPITGFANTMTSAAIEHRSEGYVLGVGGNMFKLSGSVIVFGVFTAFIVAIIKILFMKMGVI from the coding sequence ATGTTAGATAAAAAAAAGAAGCAACAAAAAGAACTTACTCAAGAGCAACAACAATATCAAAAACTTGCAAAAACTATTGAACCTCAAAGGCCTATAGTTAAAAATTGTATCAAGGCTTTTTTAGTAGGAGGATTGATTTGTGGTTTTGCTCAGGTATTGAATATTTTTTTTATTAAGAATTTTAATTTTACAGAAGAAACAGTAGGAGCTCCTACTTCAGCGATTCTGATTATTCTTTCTAGTCTACTTACTGGATTAGGAATTTTTGATCACATTGGACAATGGGCGGGTGCTGGAACAGCAATTCCCATTACTGGTTTTGCAAATACTATGACCTCTGCAGCTATTGAACATAGAAGTGAAGGGTATGTATTAGGTGTAGGGGGAAATATGTTTAAACTTTCAGGTTCCGTGATAGTCTTTGGAGTATTTACTGCTTTTATAGTAGCGATTATAAAAATACTTTTCATGAAAATGGGGGTTATATAG
- a CDS encoding (2Fe-2S)-binding protein: protein MEYIEFKLNGKEVKYEGNASDRLLDVLRNTYKLTGAKCGCKEGECGACSVIIDGRLANSCMVAMGRIYGSEVMTIEGFSKTEKFKVISKAYGDVSAVQCGFCTPGMILATECILEKNPHPTEMEIRNGISGNLCRCTGYNAIVKAIQIAAKEGEGLW from the coding sequence GTGGAATATATTGAATTTAAATTAAATGGAAAAGAGGTAAAATACGAGGGAAATGCATCAGATCGACTTTTGGATGTATTAAGAAATACTTATAAACTTACAGGAGCAAAATGTGGATGTAAAGAAGGAGAATGTGGAGCCTGTTCTGTTATTATTGATGGTAGACTTGCTAATTCTTGTATGGTTGCAATGGGGAGAATCTATGGAAGCGAGGTTATGACCATAGAAGGCTTTAGCAAAACAGAAAAGTTTAAAGTTATTAGCAAAGCTTATGGAGATGTTTCAGCTGTACAGTGTGGTTTTTGCACTCCTGGAATGATATTAGCAACCGAGTGTATCCTTGAAAAAAATCCTCACCCAACAGAGATGGAAATACGAAATGGGATCTCAGGGAATCTATGTCGTTGTACAGGATATAATGCAATTGTTAAAGCCATTCAAATTGCAGCTAAGGAAGGTGAGGGATTATGGTAA
- a CDS encoding NUDIX hydrolase has translation MKHQLKWLEHAKKLQSIAQAGLEYSKDKYDRERFEEIRDISIEIMSHYTEMESEKIRDLFASETGYQTPKIDVRAAVFKQNKILLVKEKIDGLWSLPGGWADIEFSLKENIMKECIEEAGAQVHPKKLIAILDGKNMLSQPYPYSIYKIFVECDYIQSVFQENIETSAAEFFTLENLPPLSLTRNNEKHIEMCFQAHKNKYHQSIFD, from the coding sequence ATGAAACATCAACTAAAATGGTTAGAACATGCTAAAAAACTCCAATCCATTGCACAAGCTGGATTAGAATATTCAAAAGATAAATATGATAGAGAACGTTTTGAAGAAATTCGAGATATTAGCATTGAGATTATGAGCCATTATACAGAGATGGAATCTGAAAAAATTAGAGATTTATTTGCTTCTGAAACAGGATATCAAACTCCCAAAATAGATGTACGAGCTGCAGTTTTTAAACAAAATAAAATTTTATTAGTGAAGGAGAAAATAGATGGATTGTGGTCTTTGCCAGGAGGTTGGGCAGATATTGAATTTTCTCTGAAGGAAAATATTATGAAAGAATGTATAGAGGAAGCAGGAGCTCAAGTTCACCCCAAAAAATTAATTGCTATTTTAGATGGGAAAAATATGTTATCTCAACCCTATCCTTATAGTATTTATAAAATTTTTGTAGAGTGTGATTATATACAGAGTGTTTTTCAAGAAAATATAGAAACTTCAGCAGCTGAATTTTTTACGTTAGAAAATTTACCACCTTTATCACTTACTCGAAATAATGAAAAACATATTGAAATGTGTTTTCAAGCCCATAAAAATAAATATCATCAATCTATATTTGATTAA
- the trhA gene encoding PAQR family membrane homeostasis protein TrhA, translating to MKALDSSKSNKLHIKDPGSAITHCIGILLSIFGTALLLRFSLIQGTLRHIISFSIYGGSLVLLYTASTVYHTLDISSKITEILRKIDHMMIFVLIAGTYTPICLIALKGVWRWGMLIAIWLLAFVGIFVKAFWMGAPRWLSTLFYTLMGWLAIVAIVPLIHSLPTGGIVWLILGGLFYSIGALIYGLKRPRLPFKHFGFHEVFHVFVLLGSFCHYLVMFQYVLKIS from the coding sequence ATGAAAGCATTAGATAGCAGTAAAAGTAATAAATTACATATTAAGGATCCTGGGAGTGCTATTACACATTGTATAGGGATTTTATTATCTATTTTTGGAACAGCTCTATTACTTCGTTTCTCTCTTATTCAAGGGACATTGCGTCATATCATATCATTTAGTATCTATGGGGGAAGTCTGGTATTACTTTATACTGCAAGTACGGTTTATCATACCTTAGATATTTCTTCTAAGATAACAGAAATATTAAGAAAAATAGATCATATGATGATTTTTGTTTTAATTGCAGGGACCTATACTCCTATTTGTCTCATTGCCTTAAAAGGAGTTTGGAGATGGGGAATGCTTATTGCAATCTGGCTGTTGGCTTTTGTTGGTATTTTTGTGAAAGCCTTTTGGATGGGTGCTCCTCGTTGGTTGTCTACATTGTTTTATACTTTGATGGGGTGGTTGGCTATAGTAGCTATTGTTCCATTGATTCATAGTTTACCAACGGGTGGTATTGTTTGGCTTATTTTAGGAGGATTATTTTATAGCATTGGTGCCTTGATTTATGGGTTAAAACGGCCTAGACTTCCCTTCAAACATTTTGGATTTCATGAAGTTTTTCATGTTTTTGTACTATTAGGAAGTTTTTGCCATTATTTAGTAATGTTTCAATATGTTTTGAAAATCTCTTAG